From the genome of Oryza glaberrima chromosome 1, OglaRS2, whole genome shotgun sequence:
TGATAATAAGAACTGGATATATGTTGGTCGTTTTCGTTATTGAGGTGTCAATGTGCCATTCTGATCCACAGATTTTTATGGTCCAAACAAACAAGAGACGAGTAGAGGAGTACAGCAAAAGCAAAAACGAATACAAGAACTagacaaaaaaacaaatcaaatctcGGCCGTGGACACCTTCTTGGTCAATCGGGAAGTGGCAAAAGAAACAAAGGTGTAAGAGGAGAACCGCTTCTAGCACCCAGGTTTTCTGGAGGAAGCACACAGTGGGTGACACCACGGCCGCAATACCTGTCCAAATGAACCACTTCAGGCTGATCTTCCCAGCTGCCTCAGTagacaggaggaagaagaagaattgcTCCTCTGCTATGTAAGAACAAATTTGAGATCAAACTGCTGTGTCCGGGGCTCCGGGCTAATTGGATTCATGTACATCAGTACAGACCTAAGGTCAAAGTTTAATCGCATAAAACTGAGGCTGTCTCGTGCAATGTCCAGCCGGATTATGAATAATTGATTGGGCCGCTCCCCGGAGGCTCGCCGTCAGTTGGGCCCAACATTATAGGCCGGAGTGCCAAACGTACTCCGCTTCCCCTTTCCCGCCCAACTGTATATGGAGAGAGATCGGATGACATGACGGGCCGTTTGAGCTCTCTTTCGGAGAGATGGCGCAGGCCTAATCAGGTCACATAAACATGGATGGCTGTCAATTGTGGAAAATAAGTCCACTCTTAGTCCCTTAAATTATAGGTCTCATCTGATTCGTATCTGTCAACCACGATACCGGATATTTTGACTGTCCAATTCGCTAACGTGATGCCCATGTGTCATCTcagtcataaaaaaaattaaaaaaataaagtgaggcccacttgtcatactcTCCTCGGTCTCTTCCTTCTTTACCATTCTCTCCTCCCATGTCTTCTTGACGGCAGCAGGgggcgcacggcgacgagcGGCAGCAGGGCGACGGTGGCAAGGGAGctaggcggcggcagcaacttGTCAAGTATGAGTAGCACTGAAGCAGGTAACACCAAAAGTAAGCATAATACACTGTACTTGAGCATATTTGAGGCTGCATAGATAAGGTCTTTTACACCAtatttagtaatttatttatCGTACAGAACAACAAGGCCAGCTGAAAATGCCTCATTATTTTATCCATCTACAGCCTGATCAAATATTTCAGGCCTAACTGGACTGGCAACAATAATTAGCCTCTTCAAGGTCATATAGGATTACAAGTTTACAACTGCTCCTTTGGTTTCAACTCCAATTGATTATTGTTGAAGGTAAATAATGAACAATTAATTGTTCATTGAACGTGTCACCGTTGTTTGTGAAGCTCCCAAAGGGCTAGGGCATTCCTTATTTCtgtaaaataaaatgatataCCAATCAGTTATACATCTTTTTAGTCACTGAGGAGACCATTTGCATTAAAATAAGAACACCATTTTATACTGGTCAATCTGAATAGGTGCCTCTGGTTGTTACCATGTTTGATAGGTAAATTTGATTATAATTTGGTTCCAAACTGTTTCGTTCATGCTTTTGAAGGAAAAACTGTTTTCTTCATTTTATTACATTTGGATACTAGAAACAATGCTATTGCAGGACATGAAGATTTAACTTAAACAGCAAGAGTGAAATGCTTCTTACCAAGCCGTTGTTGTCTAAGTGAAGGAAACCACCATGGCCTCGAGCATTTGTAAACTTGTATACAGGTCCAGAAACTGATGAAAGAAGTTTAGTTGAGTAAGTCATATGAACTACATTCAACAGTTTTTTTCACTTAACCATCGAACATTGTACAAAGGAGATTGAAATAAAATGTTTTTGTACCTTCATAGCCACCGAACACTGGATCTTCAGACAGTAAAAGAGGTGTGTCCAGGTCAACAAAACTGAATTCACAAGAGGGGGGAAAACATCAGTGGCTATTTTGACAGAAGTAAGGTCTAGAAACCCAGGAAaatgtgacattttttttttcattttaatcaTACTGGTGGCAATGTCTTtggctggaaaaaaaaattgattctATAATTATCACACAAACCTGAAACAACCAAGACCAGCTGCAAGATGACCAGCAAAGCCCATAGCGATCCTAGTCTCAACCATACCGCCTATCATCAGCGCAATGCGGGCTTTTCTTGCAGCATCAATTACTTCAAGGGCTCCAAGAATCCCTAGCTTTGCTAGCTTGATGTTAATAACATGAGCAAGATTTCCATCTATTATTTTCTGAGCATCAAGCAAACTACGACAACTTTCATCAGCTGCAACAGCAACTCTGTATTTCTCCTTGGCAACAATGCTAACATCGCGTAGACCTTCCCAGTCATCTCGATGAACTGGTTGCTCAAACAATACTGGAGTCACTCCCATTTCTGAAACCAATGGCAGTAACAAAAAAATAGCTTAATAGGAGAAGATTGGACGGCTCAGATATTAAATAGCTAAGAttttttccccgcaaaaaaaaaaaaaagcaaagattTTCAGAATATAGGAAGCTTTACAATTTACAGGGGTACAAACCGTTTAGTCTATCAAGAGCTTCAATTGCTTGATTAGCTGTGTATCCTTCATTTGCATCCAAGATAAATGAACAATCTGGATGGACAAGCCGTATAGCCTTCAAAACTTCTATATCTGAGTTTAAGTTCTTCCCGACTTTGAGCTTCAGAGTCTGAAATCCCTGTCCTCGATATTTTGCGGCTAACTGAGCAGCTTCATTTGGTGTCACGATTGGAATCTAAATTCAAAAGTAGAAGAAATTAACGATTTTCATAAGAAAGAATGCTTTCTGTAATCAATGCAGAGGATGCTGAGATGGCCATACCGTGATATCTGTTGTGACACTGTCTGACGCCCCTCCAAATAATCTCCACAAAGGGATGCGGATACTGTTAGCAATTGCATCAATCAAAGCCATCTCCACTCCTGCTCTAGCCTTCATTGGAGAAGAGCACAATTGAATAGACATCAATGGATAAATCTTGTACCAAACAAACAACGAAATAGTGTAGTCCTAAAAGAAAGGCCAGAACCATTTGATGATGCCTTACATTATTGCACTTGTATGTGAATTAAAAAAGAACAGGTGAACCTGATTTTGGATGTGAAACCTCTGTTATTGCAGGCTTGTAATTCATGGTTCTTTAcaggtaacttttttttttcccaaaaggGTCTTTACAGGAGTAACTTGGATTGTTCATCTAGGATTTATCTCATGTGCGATTATGAATTACGAGTCGTGTTGCCATATGATGGGCATGAGCCTGTATTATCACTTAGCAACCACATATTTGTAGCAAAACTATCTTTTGCTTTCAAGGAAATATCGGCAGTATCCAACACTCCAATTACCAGAGAGAATGACCTCTCACAAAATTCCAGCACACAAATTAGGCAGCTACTGCAGAGAAAACGCCAAGAAAGAAAGGCACAGTTGTGACTCATCAACGTGAATCCCGTGACACAAATTATCTTAGATCAGAGTATCAGACTACGACGATTAAGGTGAAATTGGAGTCAGGTGTTCGACGGGATTGCGTGAAATGTCTCACCGAGGCGAAGTCGTGTCCCGGGAGGGCACTGGCGACGTCCTGGAGCACGGCGCCGAggggcgcggcgggcgcgccGGCCAGAGCGCCGCACGCCCGggtggccgcggcgagcgcgccggGCTGGTCCTCGGCGGTGACGGAGGGGAGCACGGGCGCCTCCCCCCACCCGACCGCGCCGCTCCGGAGCTCCACCCGGACGGCGACGTTGGACACGGCGTCCAGCCGCGACGACGCGATGGTGAAGGGCGCGGCCAGGGGCACGTTGAGCGGCCGCGCCTCGGCCGCCACCACGTCGACGGAGAAGGCCTCCTTGAGGGCATCGAACCCGAACGTCTCCGCCGGCTGCGGCGCGGGCggtgtcggcgacggcgacggcgagacggcgcggaggcgggtggcgccgccggcgggtggctgctgctgctgcctgcccaCCGGGAGCACCTGAGCCCTGGTGCTACCGCTCATGATGCTCCCATGATTCTGAGACAACCTGAGAGGCGAGAAGGACGaggaggtggagatggcggAGTCCAtggccactgccactgccactgaCTGGAGCACTGGATTTTGCCGAATTTTGTGGAgtggctcgaggaggaagacgaccacGAGTTTTTCCTTTATAGAGTAGGAGTTGGTGCGCAGGTTTGACATGgtacactgacatgtgggcccacgtgaTCTGTCCCCGTCACTGCTACTGGGCCCCACATGCCAGGACAAGATGCCCGCTACAGCCAAGTACTGTATACTGTTCGTGAACGGGTGTGTTCGCATGAACATGTTCCCAACCCAAAAATGAAAAGGAGCGGTACATtaataattaagtatttgctataattatttttaaaataaattaatatgatttttaaataattttcgtataaaaacttattaaaaaattattatatttattaattttaaaagcGTACGTgcgaaaaataaaattagagagCTGGCAACAATGTCTTGCAAACAGTGCCATGGGACCTCCTGCGGGTCCCACCTGTAATTGTGGTGGGCCCCGATCGATGCCGTCGAGGACACGAGGGCCACgcggatgacaggtgggcccgcgCTGCCTGTGACCTACAGGGCCATCTGACGTGGCCTTTGTCCGTCGCGCGTTTCGTCGTGGAGCGAGCCGAAACTGACGTCCGGGTTACCGTCGAAACGTGGCGATTAGCCCTGAACAGctcgatgacaggtgggccctccCGTGATACTCCCGCCAAAACGTCCGTCTCAGTTGACGGCAAGTCGGcaaccacctcctcctccgcggccagTCGCCGTCGGCCGAAACAAATAATTAGCAGTTTAGCACTAACAAAGTGTAATTAAGTACTCGGGAGAGAAAAAACAGTGTGATTAAGTCGTTAATTACGCTGTCACTGGCACTGTGCCTGTGTAAAACCTGCCCCTTGCAAACGCCCAAGGCCAGATTAAGGGATAAGCAGATAAGAACGCACTGATCAAcgatatactagtagtactgcAACTATACAATGCAAATGACCCATTAGACTTACTAAACAACATGATTTACAAAGCAAAAAAGCATCGTTTTCTCCACGACGCAACAACCGCACCCTACACCTTAATGTGGGACCAAAGAGACGAACTATTtctgctactactactgctatACAGTGAGTGATTATGAGGTTAGATGCGGATATTTGACGCTGCGGCCGTCTTCTCTAATGTGTATCATGTGATTGGCACCATAGTATACTCCTACTTTTGCTAATGGGGAAAGGCATTGTGTCTTTGTCAATTTGTCATGGTGGTTTAATAATTTAAGCAGGCCAAAAGCCACCATATAAGCATCTTGGCCAGGTCATGTCACTCCAAAGAATATCATTCTGGATCTAATCTCTTGCAAATTGCTTGTGAGTTGACATGTTAAATAGTATGTAAGGACAGACGCGGTAGATGAAAACGCTTACTGTCCGTTGTTTGAAGATCTGAATGTTCAATCAGGCTGTTGTCAGATTTGATCATTCGAACGACACTATGTAGTACTCCAGTGGAACTTTTGTTTCATTGGGATGAACGATAGGACGATAGCAAAACATAAAGGTGTGCTTGGtttcaacaaaaatataaaatcgTTTGAAATGATTCAAATCATCAACAACAGGTCCCAGTCACAGTACAAAAAGAGTGAAATTCTGTTCAGTTCTTACTTGAATCATGCAagtattctgaatttctgatcacCCCACTGAAGAGTAGTAGTACAGTAGTAACAGTATTTCTGAATCAATAGTTCTACACAAGTATACTGTATATGTTTACAAACGTACCTGCTGAAAGAACCTTGTACTTTTTTTAGTTGTTTAAAGGTTTAAGGTTTAGTGCCGAATCTTTCTCACTTGCACAAACTTTATTCTCAAGTTTTCAAGTTGGTCGCTAAGAATTTTCAAGCACCAAATCTGAAATCCAGAGGTTGCATTTGTAAGAAGTCTTTGAGAGATGCTCGTACAGAAGCTCCCAAGTTTGCTCATTTTACTCCACAGAATTTCAACTGAAAAGTCTCATTCTCCAATACAAGTAACGCACATTTCAACAACCAAACAAAAGAAACGCGATCATACAGAATCCAAAATCACAAGAATTGGATCAGATCCCAACCCCAAACAATCACACTTGGACACCAAAGGATCAATACCGATAACAGAAGCCAGGAGCCAAAGTTATGCCTTGCTTTTCCCAGGCAATGGACGCCTTGTTCATTGACAATGCAATGGCGAAGCCGATTATAAGAACAAATCCTGGGCAGTTGTATTGCCACATCAAATTCGGATATCAACAGAATGGCTATAACTGTACGAACTCACAGGACAACCAAGCTCTTCGGCAGGGAAAGGCCACTGCATGACGCCCTAGGTGGACACAAAGGTGACTAATTTTGATAATTCTGATCAGTTCTTGCGAGCTAGTACATTATTCATGGATTTGCTTAAACGAGCTCATTGCAATCGATGTGAATCACTCGAAGTGTATCTGTTCTGAATTTGCATTGGTGATGAATGCAGCTGCAGACATCGTCCtgtggagggagaggagggtgtCGGCGTCCATCGTCGCCGGAGCGACGGTGGCATGGTATCTGTTCGAGGTGGCGGAGTACCATTTCCTGTCGCTGGCATGCTACCTCGCCATGCTCGGCATGCTCGTCGTCTTCATATGGGCCAATGCTTCTGCTTTCTTCAACCTGTAAGCcactcactcttcctctctctgttCTTCCATTTTATCTGAAAATCTGGGCCTCATCAAGGATAAAGCCCATTTAATTTACACAAAGCACGGCCATTTGATACTACCAAATTAGCCCAAGATTTCGTTTTTCATGGGCTGTACGTTCTCAATCCTGGAAAGTTCTAAGTTTTGAGATGGTAACTGCAGGCCGGCTCCAAGAATCCCTGAAATTTTTGTGTCGGAGAGAACCACCAGGCAAGTGATCCTGGCCTTGCACAGCAGGCTAACTTGGTTCGTGCACAGGCTCTACGACATTGCTTGTGGAAAGGACATCAAAATGTTCATCTTGGTGAGTGTCTGCTACTGCACACAAAGATTGATACTTCCTGTATCAATATGATACGTTATCTGCTCCTGTGCATGTTTCAGACGGTGTTCTCCCTGTTCATAGCGTCAGTGATCGCAAGCTGCTTCAGCTCCCTGACTCTCCTGTACCTAGGTAACTGCTACCCATTTCTTCAGAAACTCCCCGTTAATTCTTCAGAGAACTCCATTTCTGATCTCTTGATCATGCGTCAAAGATATATAAGCTCATGGTAGTTTTCTGATCATTGTGTTCGCAGTTGTGCTAGGCACCATGACGCTGCCTGTGATGTACGAGAATTACGAGAGCGAGGTTGATCACCTGGTCTCCACGGCGGTGCACGATCTCCGGAGCCACGTCGGCGACATGGATTCAGGTGTTTTCAAGAAGATCCCAAGAGGGAGAGGAGCCACTGCAAATTGAATCAATTGATCAGCAACTAATCAATcaaggagatcgatcgatcgagaccaATTAAGATTGCAGCATCGATCGACCGTGCATGACCTAACATCACATGCATGTGATGTGTACATATAACTCTCTTTAAACCGGATTAAGAATATGATCCGTGCATGTACATccgaaaggaaagaaaaggctGTTACAAAGCTGTTCTTCCATTAATATTGTTCATAGTAACATACACAGCTTTCGTTCTCCGTTCTTTTCGCTTTCACGATCGCCTTTGATCTTGTCTGATCTGATCACCATGGGAAGAAGATCAAGAGGACAGTACTACTAGGCATGGCAATATTGACCGACTGCGAAACACATGGGCTCCACCCATTAATGGCGAGGCTGGACAGGACAGAGACACACACCTATCCGGTAAAAGATTATATTCCCTCTGCCTGAGGGTAATGACCAACAGCCATGATCTTCCCTTGGACGATCATCTCAtatccatctctctcattctccCCTAGGGGTTAAGATATTTGGATGTGATCTCGCAAAACtccaatgtatatatatacatgtacctAATACCTACTCATTCCTTAACTATCTCCATATATCGATCACGCCAAGAAGAACAAGATGCAGACACATCATGATGCACCATGACATAGGCCACAAAGTGTATATGTGATGAAGGACAGCACCATGTGTGTTTCT
Proteins encoded in this window:
- the LOC127756951 gene encoding reticulon-like protein B9 — protein: MAITVRTHRTTKLFGRERPLHDALGGHKAADIVLWRERRVSASIVAGATVAWYLFEVAEYHFLSLACYLAMLGMLVVFIWANASAFFNLPAPRIPEIFVSERTTRQVILALHSRLTWFVHRLYDIACGKDIKMFILTVFSLFIASVIASCFSSLTLLYLVVLGTMTLPVMYENYESEVDHLVSTAVHDLRSHVGDMDSGVFKKIPRGRGATAN
- the LOC127752441 gene encoding L-Ala-D/L-amino acid epimerase, whose product is MSNLRTNSYSIKEKLVVVFLLEPLHKIRQNPVLQSVAVAVAMDSAISTSSSFSPLRLSQNHGSIMSGSTRAQVLPVGRQQQQPPAGGATRLRAVSPSPSPTPPAPQPAETFGFDALKEAFSVDVVAAEARPLNVPLAAPFTIASSRLDAVSNVAVRVELRSGAVGWGEAPVLPSVTAEDQPGALAAATRACGALAGAPAAPLGAVLQDVASALPGHDFASARAGVEMALIDAIANSIRIPLWRLFGGASDSVTTDITIPIVTPNEAAQLAAKYRGQGFQTLKLKVGKNLNSDIEVLKAIRLVHPDCSFILDANEGYTANQAIEALDRLNEMGVTPVLFEQPVHRDDWEGLRDVSIVAKEKYRVAVAADESCRSLLDAQKIIDGNLAHVINIKLAKLGILGALEVIDAARKARIALMIGGMVETRIAMGFAGHLAAGLGCFSFVDLDTPLLLSEDPVFGGYEVSGPVYKFTNARGHGGFLHLDNNGLK